In Rhinopithecus roxellana isolate Shanxi Qingling chromosome 16, ASM756505v1, whole genome shotgun sequence, a single genomic region encodes these proteins:
- the RALGDS gene encoding ral guanine nucleotide dissociation stimulator isoform X3 — MVQRMWAEAAGPAGGAEPLFPGSRRSRSVWDAVRLEVGVPDSCPVVLHSFTQLDPDLPRPESSTQEIGEELINGVIYSISLRKVQLHHGANKGQRWLGYENESALNLYETCKVRTVKAGTLEKLVEHLVPAFQGSDLSYVTIFLCTYRAFTTTQQVLDLLFKRYGCVLPYSDEDGGPQDQLKNAISSILGTWLDQYSEDFCQPPDFPCLKQLVAYVQLNMPGSDLERRAHLLLAQLEHSEPIEAEPEALSPVPAVKPTPELELALTPARAPSPLPVPAPAPTPASGSELEVAPPPAPKLQQAPEPAVELEPAPAPAPELEPAPVPPPEQDPAPSQTLELEPAPVPVPSLEPSWPSPVVAENGLSEEKPHLLVFPPDLVAEQFTLMDAELFKKVVPYHCLGSIWSQRDKKGKEHLAPTIRATVTQFNSVANCVITTCLGDRSTKAPDRARVVEHWIEVARECRILKNFSSLYAILSALQSNSIHRLKKTWEDVSRDSFRIFQKLSEIFSDENNYSLSRELLIKEGTSKFATLEMNPKRAQKRPKETGIIQGTVPYLGTFLTDLVMLDTAMKDYLYGRLINFEKRRKEFEVIAQIKLLQSACNNYSITPDEQFGVWFRAVERLSETESYNLSCELEPPSESASNTLRTKKNTAIVKRWSDRQAPSTELSTSGSSHSKSCDQLRCGPYLSSGDIADALSVHSAGSSSSDVEEINISFVPESPDGQEKKFWESASQSSPETSGISSASSSTSSSSASTTPVAATRTHKRSVSGLCNSSSALPLYNQQVGDCCIIRVSLDVDNGNMYKSILVTSQDKAPAVIRKAMDKHNLEEDEPEDYELLQILSDDRKLKIPENANVFYAMNSTANYDFVLKKRTFTKGVKVKHGASSTLPRMKQKGLKIAKGIF, encoded by the exons AGCTCCACGCAGGAGATCGGTGAGGAGCTGATCAACGGAGTCATCTACTCCATCTCCCTGCGCAAGGTGCAGCTGCACCACGGAGCCAACAAGGGCCAGCGCTGGCTCGGG TATGAGAATGAGTCGGCCCTGAACCTTTATGAGACTTGCAAGGTGCGGACCGTGAAGGCTGGCACGCTGGAGAAGCTGGTGGAGCACCTGGTGCCCGCCTTCCAGGGCAGCGACCTCTCCTACGTCACCATCTTCCTGTGTACCTACAGAGCCTTCACCACCACCCAACAGGTCCTGGACCTGCTGTTTAAAAG ATACGGCTGCGTCCTTCCCTATTCCGACGAGGATGGCGGACCCCAGGACCAACTTAAAAA TGCCATCTCCTCCATCCTGGGCACCTGGCTGGACCAGTACTCGGAGGATTTCTGTCAACCCCCGGACTTTCCCTGCCTCAAGCAGCTGGTGGCCTACGTGCAACTCAACATGCCAGGCTCAGACCTGGAGCGCCGTGCCCACCTTCTCCTGGCCCAGCTGGAGCACTCGGAACCCATTGAGGCAGAGCCTGAGG cTCTGTCACCAGTGCCAGCTGTAAAACCAACTCCAGAGCTAGAGCTAGCTCTAACACCAGCTCGAGCACCCAGCCCACTGCCAGTGCCAGCCCCAGCTCCAACACCAGCTTCAGGTTCAGAGCTAGAGGTTGCTCCACCGCCAGCTCCGAAGCTCCAGCAGGCTCCAGAGCCAGCTGTGGAACTAGAACCAGCTCCAGCGCCAGCTCCAGAACTAGAGCCAGCTCCAGTACCACCTCCAGAACAGGATCCAGCTCCCTCCCAAACTCTAGAGCTGGAGCCAGCTCCAGTGCCAGTGCCATCATTAGAGCCTTCCTGGCCTTCACCTGTGGTTGCAGAAAACGGGCTGAGTGAGGAGAAGCCTCACCTCTTGGTGTTCCCTCCCGACTTGGTAGCAGAGCAGTTTACACTGATGGATGCG gagcTGTTCAAGAAGGTGGTGCCCTACCACTGCCTGGGCTCTATCTGGTCGCAGCGGGACAAGAAGGGCAAGGAGCACCTGGCACCCACCATCCGCGCCACTGTCACCCAGTTCAACAGCGTGGCCAACTGCGTCATCACCACCTGCCTCGGGGACCGAAGCACAAAAGCCCCAGACCGGGCCAGGGTGGTGGAGCACTGGATCGAGGTGGCCAGG GAGTGCCGGATCCTCAAGAACTTCTCGTCACTGTATGCCATCCTCTCTGCCCTGCAGAGCAACTCCATCCACCGGCTGAAGAAGACGTGGGAAGACGTTTCCAG GGACAGTTTTCGGATCTTTCAGAAGCTGTCGGAGATCTTCTCAGATGAGAACAACTACTCATTGAGCCGGGAGCTGCTCATCAAG GAGGGGACCTCCAAGTTTGCCACCCTGGAGATGAACCCCAAGAGAGCCCAGAAACGGCCAAAGGAGACG GGCATCATCCAGGGCACCGTTCCCTACCTGGGCACGTTCCTCACCGACCTGGTGATGCTGGACACCGCCATGAAGGACTATCTGTAT GGCAGACTCATCAACTTCGAGAAGAGGAGGAAG gagttcgaggtgaTCGCCCAGATCAAGCTGCTGCAGTCAGCCTGCAACAACTACAGCATCACGCCAGATGAGCAGTTTGGGGTCTGGTTCCGGGCCGTAGAGCGGCTCAGCGAGACTGAGAG CTACAACCTGTCGTGCGAGCTGGAGCCCCCATCCGAGTCAGCCAGCAACACCCTCAGGACCAAGAAGAACACAGCCATTGTCAAGCGCTGGAGCGA CCGCCAGGCCCCCAGCACTGAGCTCAGTACCAGCGGCAGCTCCCACTCCAAGTCCTGTGACCAGCTCAGGTGTGGCCCCTACCTCAGCAGCGGGGACATTGCTGACGCGCTCAGCGTGCACTCAGCCGGCTCCTCCAGCTCTGACGTGGAGGAGATCAACATCAGCTTCGTCCCGGAGTCCCCTGATGGCCAGGAAAAGAAG ttctgggaatcaGCCTCACAGTCGTCCCCGGAGACCTCCGGCATCAGCTCGGCCTCCAGCAGCACCtcgtcctcctcagcctccaccaCACCCGTGGCTGCCACACGCACCCACAAACGCTCCGTCTCAGGGCTCTGCAACTCCAGCTCCGCGCTGCCGCTCTACAACCAGCAGGTGGGCGACTGCTGCATCATCCGCGTCAGCCTGGACGTGGACAACGGCAACATGTACAAGAGCATCCTG GTGACCAGCCAAGATAAGGCTCCGGCCGTAATCCGCAAGGCCATGGACAAACACAACCTGGAGGAAGATGAGCCGGAGGACTATGAGCTGCTGCAGATTCTCTCCGATGACCGGA aGCTGAAGATCCCTGAAAACGCCAATGTCTTCTATGCCATGAACTCTACCGCCAACTATGACTTTGTCCTGAAGAAGCGGACCTTCACCAAGGGAGTGAAGGTCAAGCATGGAGCCAGCTCAACCCTCCCTCGCATGAAGCAGAAAGGACTCAAGATTGCCAAGGGCATCTTCTGA
- the RALGDS gene encoding ral guanine nucleotide dissociation stimulator isoform X5 has product MCLWGPSTAPAHTPSSLPLLSCSLPCALHLQPGTGHPTSQGPRKSSTQEIGEELINGVIYSISLRKVQLHHGANKGQRWLGYENESALNLYETCKVRTVKAGTLEKLVEHLVPAFQGSDLSYVTIFLCTYRAFTTTQQVLDLLFKRYGCVLPYSDEDGGPQDQLKNAISSILGTWLDQYSEDFCQPPDFPCLKQLVAYVQLNMPGSDLERRAHLLLAQLEHSEPIEAEPEALSPVPAVKPTPELELALTPARAPSPLPVPAPAPTPASGSELEVAPPPAPKLQQAPEPAVELEPAPAPAPELEPAPVPPPEQDPAPSQTLELEPAPVPVPSLEPSWPSPVVAENGLSEEKPHLLVFPPDLVAEQFTLMDAELFKKVVPYHCLGSIWSQRDKKGKEHLAPTIRATVTQFNSVANCVITTCLGDRSTKAPDRARVVEHWIEVARECRILKNFSSLYAILSALQSNSIHRLKKTWEDVSRDSFRIFQKLSEIFSDENNYSLSRELLIKEGTSKFATLEMNPKRAQKRPKETGIIQGTVPYLGTFLTDLVMLDTAMKDYLYGRLINFEKRRKEFEVIAQIKLLQSACNNYSITPDEQFGVWFRAVERLSETESYNLSCELEPPSESASNTLRTKKNTAIVKRWSDRQAPSTELSTSGSSHSKSCDQLRCGPYLSSGDIADALSVHSAGSSSSDVEEINISFVPESPDGQEKKFWESASQSSPETSGISSASSSTSSSSASTTPVAATRTHKRSVSGLCNSSSALPLYNQQVGDCCIIRVSLDVDNGNMYKSILVTSQDKAPAVIRKAMDKHNLEEDEPEDYELLQILSDDRKLKIPENANVFYAMNSTANYDFVLKKRTFTKGVKVKHGASSTLPRMKQKGLKIAKGIF; this is encoded by the exons AGCTCCACGCAGGAGATCGGTGAGGAGCTGATCAACGGAGTCATCTACTCCATCTCCCTGCGCAAGGTGCAGCTGCACCACGGAGCCAACAAGGGCCAGCGCTGGCTCGGG TATGAGAATGAGTCGGCCCTGAACCTTTATGAGACTTGCAAGGTGCGGACCGTGAAGGCTGGCACGCTGGAGAAGCTGGTGGAGCACCTGGTGCCCGCCTTCCAGGGCAGCGACCTCTCCTACGTCACCATCTTCCTGTGTACCTACAGAGCCTTCACCACCACCCAACAGGTCCTGGACCTGCTGTTTAAAAG ATACGGCTGCGTCCTTCCCTATTCCGACGAGGATGGCGGACCCCAGGACCAACTTAAAAA TGCCATCTCCTCCATCCTGGGCACCTGGCTGGACCAGTACTCGGAGGATTTCTGTCAACCCCCGGACTTTCCCTGCCTCAAGCAGCTGGTGGCCTACGTGCAACTCAACATGCCAGGCTCAGACCTGGAGCGCCGTGCCCACCTTCTCCTGGCCCAGCTGGAGCACTCGGAACCCATTGAGGCAGAGCCTGAGG cTCTGTCACCAGTGCCAGCTGTAAAACCAACTCCAGAGCTAGAGCTAGCTCTAACACCAGCTCGAGCACCCAGCCCACTGCCAGTGCCAGCCCCAGCTCCAACACCAGCTTCAGGTTCAGAGCTAGAGGTTGCTCCACCGCCAGCTCCGAAGCTCCAGCAGGCTCCAGAGCCAGCTGTGGAACTAGAACCAGCTCCAGCGCCAGCTCCAGAACTAGAGCCAGCTCCAGTACCACCTCCAGAACAGGATCCAGCTCCCTCCCAAACTCTAGAGCTGGAGCCAGCTCCAGTGCCAGTGCCATCATTAGAGCCTTCCTGGCCTTCACCTGTGGTTGCAGAAAACGGGCTGAGTGAGGAGAAGCCTCACCTCTTGGTGTTCCCTCCCGACTTGGTAGCAGAGCAGTTTACACTGATGGATGCG gagcTGTTCAAGAAGGTGGTGCCCTACCACTGCCTGGGCTCTATCTGGTCGCAGCGGGACAAGAAGGGCAAGGAGCACCTGGCACCCACCATCCGCGCCACTGTCACCCAGTTCAACAGCGTGGCCAACTGCGTCATCACCACCTGCCTCGGGGACCGAAGCACAAAAGCCCCAGACCGGGCCAGGGTGGTGGAGCACTGGATCGAGGTGGCCAGG GAGTGCCGGATCCTCAAGAACTTCTCGTCACTGTATGCCATCCTCTCTGCCCTGCAGAGCAACTCCATCCACCGGCTGAAGAAGACGTGGGAAGACGTTTCCAG GGACAGTTTTCGGATCTTTCAGAAGCTGTCGGAGATCTTCTCAGATGAGAACAACTACTCATTGAGCCGGGAGCTGCTCATCAAG GAGGGGACCTCCAAGTTTGCCACCCTGGAGATGAACCCCAAGAGAGCCCAGAAACGGCCAAAGGAGACG GGCATCATCCAGGGCACCGTTCCCTACCTGGGCACGTTCCTCACCGACCTGGTGATGCTGGACACCGCCATGAAGGACTATCTGTAT GGCAGACTCATCAACTTCGAGAAGAGGAGGAAG gagttcgaggtgaTCGCCCAGATCAAGCTGCTGCAGTCAGCCTGCAACAACTACAGCATCACGCCAGATGAGCAGTTTGGGGTCTGGTTCCGGGCCGTAGAGCGGCTCAGCGAGACTGAGAG CTACAACCTGTCGTGCGAGCTGGAGCCCCCATCCGAGTCAGCCAGCAACACCCTCAGGACCAAGAAGAACACAGCCATTGTCAAGCGCTGGAGCGA CCGCCAGGCCCCCAGCACTGAGCTCAGTACCAGCGGCAGCTCCCACTCCAAGTCCTGTGACCAGCTCAGGTGTGGCCCCTACCTCAGCAGCGGGGACATTGCTGACGCGCTCAGCGTGCACTCAGCCGGCTCCTCCAGCTCTGACGTGGAGGAGATCAACATCAGCTTCGTCCCGGAGTCCCCTGATGGCCAGGAAAAGAAG ttctgggaatcaGCCTCACAGTCGTCCCCGGAGACCTCCGGCATCAGCTCGGCCTCCAGCAGCACCtcgtcctcctcagcctccaccaCACCCGTGGCTGCCACACGCACCCACAAACGCTCCGTCTCAGGGCTCTGCAACTCCAGCTCCGCGCTGCCGCTCTACAACCAGCAGGTGGGCGACTGCTGCATCATCCGCGTCAGCCTGGACGTGGACAACGGCAACATGTACAAGAGCATCCTG GTGACCAGCCAAGATAAGGCTCCGGCCGTAATCCGCAAGGCCATGGACAAACACAACCTGGAGGAAGATGAGCCGGAGGACTATGAGCTGCTGCAGATTCTCTCCGATGACCGGA aGCTGAAGATCCCTGAAAACGCCAATGTCTTCTATGCCATGAACTCTACCGCCAACTATGACTTTGTCCTGAAGAAGCGGACCTTCACCAAGGGAGTGAAGGTCAAGCATGGAGCCAGCTCAACCCTCCCTCGCATGAAGCAGAAAGGACTCAAGATTGCCAAGGGCATCTTCTGA
- the RALGDS gene encoding ral guanine nucleotide dissociation stimulator isoform X7, producing MMVDCQSSTQEIGEELINGVIYSISLRKVQLHHGANKGQRWLGYENESALNLYETCKVRTVKAGTLEKLVEHLVPAFQGSDLSYVTIFLCTYRAFTTTQQVLDLLFKRYGCVLPYSDEDGGPQDQLKNAISSILGTWLDQYSEDFCQPPDFPCLKQLVAYVQLNMPGSDLERRAHLLLAQLEHSEPIEAEPEALSPVPAVKPTPELELALTPARAPSPLPVPAPAPTPASGSELEVAPPPAPKLQQAPEPAVELEPAPAPAPELEPAPVPPPEQDPAPSQTLELEPAPVPVPSLEPSWPSPVVAENGLSEEKPHLLVFPPDLVAEQFTLMDAELFKKVVPYHCLGSIWSQRDKKGKEHLAPTIRATVTQFNSVANCVITTCLGDRSTKAPDRARVVEHWIEVARECRILKNFSSLYAILSALQSNSIHRLKKTWEDVSRDSFRIFQKLSEIFSDENNYSLSRELLIKEGTSKFATLEMNPKRAQKRPKETGIIQGTVPYLGTFLTDLVMLDTAMKDYLYGRLINFEKRRKEFEVIAQIKLLQSACNNYSITPDEQFGVWFRAVERLSETESYNLSCELEPPSESASNTLRTKKNTAIVKRWSDRQAPSTELSTSGSSHSKSCDQLRCGPYLSSGDIADALSVHSAGSSSSDVEEINISFVPESPDGQEKKFWESASQSSPETSGISSASSSTSSSSASTTPVAATRTHKRSVSGLCNSSSALPLYNQQVGDCCIIRVSLDVDNGNMYKSILVTSQDKAPAVIRKAMDKHNLEEDEPEDYELLQILSDDRKLKIPENANVFYAMNSTANYDFVLKKRTFTKGVKVKHGASSTLPRMKQKGLKIAKGIF from the exons AGCTCCACGCAGGAGATCGGTGAGGAGCTGATCAACGGAGTCATCTACTCCATCTCCCTGCGCAAGGTGCAGCTGCACCACGGAGCCAACAAGGGCCAGCGCTGGCTCGGG TATGAGAATGAGTCGGCCCTGAACCTTTATGAGACTTGCAAGGTGCGGACCGTGAAGGCTGGCACGCTGGAGAAGCTGGTGGAGCACCTGGTGCCCGCCTTCCAGGGCAGCGACCTCTCCTACGTCACCATCTTCCTGTGTACCTACAGAGCCTTCACCACCACCCAACAGGTCCTGGACCTGCTGTTTAAAAG ATACGGCTGCGTCCTTCCCTATTCCGACGAGGATGGCGGACCCCAGGACCAACTTAAAAA TGCCATCTCCTCCATCCTGGGCACCTGGCTGGACCAGTACTCGGAGGATTTCTGTCAACCCCCGGACTTTCCCTGCCTCAAGCAGCTGGTGGCCTACGTGCAACTCAACATGCCAGGCTCAGACCTGGAGCGCCGTGCCCACCTTCTCCTGGCCCAGCTGGAGCACTCGGAACCCATTGAGGCAGAGCCTGAGG cTCTGTCACCAGTGCCAGCTGTAAAACCAACTCCAGAGCTAGAGCTAGCTCTAACACCAGCTCGAGCACCCAGCCCACTGCCAGTGCCAGCCCCAGCTCCAACACCAGCTTCAGGTTCAGAGCTAGAGGTTGCTCCACCGCCAGCTCCGAAGCTCCAGCAGGCTCCAGAGCCAGCTGTGGAACTAGAACCAGCTCCAGCGCCAGCTCCAGAACTAGAGCCAGCTCCAGTACCACCTCCAGAACAGGATCCAGCTCCCTCCCAAACTCTAGAGCTGGAGCCAGCTCCAGTGCCAGTGCCATCATTAGAGCCTTCCTGGCCTTCACCTGTGGTTGCAGAAAACGGGCTGAGTGAGGAGAAGCCTCACCTCTTGGTGTTCCCTCCCGACTTGGTAGCAGAGCAGTTTACACTGATGGATGCG gagcTGTTCAAGAAGGTGGTGCCCTACCACTGCCTGGGCTCTATCTGGTCGCAGCGGGACAAGAAGGGCAAGGAGCACCTGGCACCCACCATCCGCGCCACTGTCACCCAGTTCAACAGCGTGGCCAACTGCGTCATCACCACCTGCCTCGGGGACCGAAGCACAAAAGCCCCAGACCGGGCCAGGGTGGTGGAGCACTGGATCGAGGTGGCCAGG GAGTGCCGGATCCTCAAGAACTTCTCGTCACTGTATGCCATCCTCTCTGCCCTGCAGAGCAACTCCATCCACCGGCTGAAGAAGACGTGGGAAGACGTTTCCAG GGACAGTTTTCGGATCTTTCAGAAGCTGTCGGAGATCTTCTCAGATGAGAACAACTACTCATTGAGCCGGGAGCTGCTCATCAAG GAGGGGACCTCCAAGTTTGCCACCCTGGAGATGAACCCCAAGAGAGCCCAGAAACGGCCAAAGGAGACG GGCATCATCCAGGGCACCGTTCCCTACCTGGGCACGTTCCTCACCGACCTGGTGATGCTGGACACCGCCATGAAGGACTATCTGTAT GGCAGACTCATCAACTTCGAGAAGAGGAGGAAG gagttcgaggtgaTCGCCCAGATCAAGCTGCTGCAGTCAGCCTGCAACAACTACAGCATCACGCCAGATGAGCAGTTTGGGGTCTGGTTCCGGGCCGTAGAGCGGCTCAGCGAGACTGAGAG CTACAACCTGTCGTGCGAGCTGGAGCCCCCATCCGAGTCAGCCAGCAACACCCTCAGGACCAAGAAGAACACAGCCATTGTCAAGCGCTGGAGCGA CCGCCAGGCCCCCAGCACTGAGCTCAGTACCAGCGGCAGCTCCCACTCCAAGTCCTGTGACCAGCTCAGGTGTGGCCCCTACCTCAGCAGCGGGGACATTGCTGACGCGCTCAGCGTGCACTCAGCCGGCTCCTCCAGCTCTGACGTGGAGGAGATCAACATCAGCTTCGTCCCGGAGTCCCCTGATGGCCAGGAAAAGAAG ttctgggaatcaGCCTCACAGTCGTCCCCGGAGACCTCCGGCATCAGCTCGGCCTCCAGCAGCACCtcgtcctcctcagcctccaccaCACCCGTGGCTGCCACACGCACCCACAAACGCTCCGTCTCAGGGCTCTGCAACTCCAGCTCCGCGCTGCCGCTCTACAACCAGCAGGTGGGCGACTGCTGCATCATCCGCGTCAGCCTGGACGTGGACAACGGCAACATGTACAAGAGCATCCTG GTGACCAGCCAAGATAAGGCTCCGGCCGTAATCCGCAAGGCCATGGACAAACACAACCTGGAGGAAGATGAGCCGGAGGACTATGAGCTGCTGCAGATTCTCTCCGATGACCGGA aGCTGAAGATCCCTGAAAACGCCAATGTCTTCTATGCCATGAACTCTACCGCCAACTATGACTTTGTCCTGAAGAAGCGGACCTTCACCAAGGGAGTGAAGGTCAAGCATGGAGCCAGCTCAACCCTCCCTCGCATGAAGCAGAAAGGACTCAAGATTGCCAAGGGCATCTTCTGA
- the RALGDS gene encoding ral guanine nucleotide dissociation stimulator isoform X6 encodes MMVDCQSSTQEIGEELINGVIYSISLRKVQLHHGANKGQRWLGYENESALNLYETCKVRTVKAGTLEKLVEHLVPAFQGSDLSYVTIFLCTYRAFTTTQQVLDLLFKRYGRCDALTASSRYGCVLPYSDEDGGPQDQLKNAISSILGTWLDQYSEDFCQPPDFPCLKQLVAYVQLNMPGSDLERRAHLLLAQLEHSEPIEAEPEALSPVPAVKPTPELELALTPARAPSPLPVPAPAPTPASGSELEVAPPPAPKLQQAPEPAVELEPAPAPAPELEPAPVPPPEQDPAPSQTLELEPAPVPVPSLEPSWPSPVVAENGLSEEKPHLLVFPPDLVAEQFTLMDAELFKKVVPYHCLGSIWSQRDKKGKEHLAPTIRATVTQFNSVANCVITTCLGDRSTKAPDRARVVEHWIEVARECRILKNFSSLYAILSALQSNSIHRLKKTWEDVSRDSFRIFQKLSEIFSDENNYSLSRELLIKEGTSKFATLEMNPKRAQKRPKETGIIQGTVPYLGTFLTDLVMLDTAMKDYLYGRLINFEKRRKEFEVIAQIKLLQSACNNYSITPDEQFGVWFRAVERLSETESYNLSCELEPPSESASNTLRTKKNTAIVKRWSDRQAPSTELSTSGSSHSKSCDQLRCGPYLSSGDIADALSVHSAGSSSSDVEEINISFVPESPDGQEKKFWESASQSSPETSGISSASSSTSSSSASTTPVAATRTHKRSVSGLCNSSSALPLYNQQVGDCCIIRVSLDVDNGNMYKSILVTSQDKAPAVIRKAMDKHNLEEDEPEDYELLQILSDDRKLKIPENANVFYAMNSTANYDFVLKKRTFTKGVKVKHGASSTLPRMKQKGLKIAKGIF; translated from the exons AGCTCCACGCAGGAGATCGGTGAGGAGCTGATCAACGGAGTCATCTACTCCATCTCCCTGCGCAAGGTGCAGCTGCACCACGGAGCCAACAAGGGCCAGCGCTGGCTCGGG TATGAGAATGAGTCGGCCCTGAACCTTTATGAGACTTGCAAGGTGCGGACCGTGAAGGCTGGCACGCTGGAGAAGCTGGTGGAGCACCTGGTGCCCGCCTTCCAGGGCAGCGACCTCTCCTACGTCACCATCTTCCTGTGTACCTACAGAGCCTTCACCACCACCCAACAGGTCCTGGACCTGCTGTTTAAAAG GTACGGTAGATGTGACGCCCTCACGGCCTCCTCTAGATACGGCTGCGTCCTTCCCTATTCCGACGAGGATGGCGGACCCCAGGACCAACTTAAAAA TGCCATCTCCTCCATCCTGGGCACCTGGCTGGACCAGTACTCGGAGGATTTCTGTCAACCCCCGGACTTTCCCTGCCTCAAGCAGCTGGTGGCCTACGTGCAACTCAACATGCCAGGCTCAGACCTGGAGCGCCGTGCCCACCTTCTCCTGGCCCAGCTGGAGCACTCGGAACCCATTGAGGCAGAGCCTGAGG cTCTGTCACCAGTGCCAGCTGTAAAACCAACTCCAGAGCTAGAGCTAGCTCTAACACCAGCTCGAGCACCCAGCCCACTGCCAGTGCCAGCCCCAGCTCCAACACCAGCTTCAGGTTCAGAGCTAGAGGTTGCTCCACCGCCAGCTCCGAAGCTCCAGCAGGCTCCAGAGCCAGCTGTGGAACTAGAACCAGCTCCAGCGCCAGCTCCAGAACTAGAGCCAGCTCCAGTACCACCTCCAGAACAGGATCCAGCTCCCTCCCAAACTCTAGAGCTGGAGCCAGCTCCAGTGCCAGTGCCATCATTAGAGCCTTCCTGGCCTTCACCTGTGGTTGCAGAAAACGGGCTGAGTGAGGAGAAGCCTCACCTCTTGGTGTTCCCTCCCGACTTGGTAGCAGAGCAGTTTACACTGATGGATGCG gagcTGTTCAAGAAGGTGGTGCCCTACCACTGCCTGGGCTCTATCTGGTCGCAGCGGGACAAGAAGGGCAAGGAGCACCTGGCACCCACCATCCGCGCCACTGTCACCCAGTTCAACAGCGTGGCCAACTGCGTCATCACCACCTGCCTCGGGGACCGAAGCACAAAAGCCCCAGACCGGGCCAGGGTGGTGGAGCACTGGATCGAGGTGGCCAGG GAGTGCCGGATCCTCAAGAACTTCTCGTCACTGTATGCCATCCTCTCTGCCCTGCAGAGCAACTCCATCCACCGGCTGAAGAAGACGTGGGAAGACGTTTCCAG GGACAGTTTTCGGATCTTTCAGAAGCTGTCGGAGATCTTCTCAGATGAGAACAACTACTCATTGAGCCGGGAGCTGCTCATCAAG GAGGGGACCTCCAAGTTTGCCACCCTGGAGATGAACCCCAAGAGAGCCCAGAAACGGCCAAAGGAGACG GGCATCATCCAGGGCACCGTTCCCTACCTGGGCACGTTCCTCACCGACCTGGTGATGCTGGACACCGCCATGAAGGACTATCTGTAT GGCAGACTCATCAACTTCGAGAAGAGGAGGAAG gagttcgaggtgaTCGCCCAGATCAAGCTGCTGCAGTCAGCCTGCAACAACTACAGCATCACGCCAGATGAGCAGTTTGGGGTCTGGTTCCGGGCCGTAGAGCGGCTCAGCGAGACTGAGAG CTACAACCTGTCGTGCGAGCTGGAGCCCCCATCCGAGTCAGCCAGCAACACCCTCAGGACCAAGAAGAACACAGCCATTGTCAAGCGCTGGAGCGA CCGCCAGGCCCCCAGCACTGAGCTCAGTACCAGCGGCAGCTCCCACTCCAAGTCCTGTGACCAGCTCAGGTGTGGCCCCTACCTCAGCAGCGGGGACATTGCTGACGCGCTCAGCGTGCACTCAGCCGGCTCCTCCAGCTCTGACGTGGAGGAGATCAACATCAGCTTCGTCCCGGAGTCCCCTGATGGCCAGGAAAAGAAG ttctgggaatcaGCCTCACAGTCGTCCCCGGAGACCTCCGGCATCAGCTCGGCCTCCAGCAGCACCtcgtcctcctcagcctccaccaCACCCGTGGCTGCCACACGCACCCACAAACGCTCCGTCTCAGGGCTCTGCAACTCCAGCTCCGCGCTGCCGCTCTACAACCAGCAGGTGGGCGACTGCTGCATCATCCGCGTCAGCCTGGACGTGGACAACGGCAACATGTACAAGAGCATCCTG GTGACCAGCCAAGATAAGGCTCCGGCCGTAATCCGCAAGGCCATGGACAAACACAACCTGGAGGAAGATGAGCCGGAGGACTATGAGCTGCTGCAGATTCTCTCCGATGACCGGA aGCTGAAGATCCCTGAAAACGCCAATGTCTTCTATGCCATGAACTCTACCGCCAACTATGACTTTGTCCTGAAGAAGCGGACCTTCACCAAGGGAGTGAAGGTCAAGCATGGAGCCAGCTCAACCCTCCCTCGCATGAAGCAGAAAGGACTCAAGATTGCCAAGGGCATCTTCTGA